The Flavobacterium sp. 20NA77.7 genome includes the window AATGAAACTCAAACAAAAGTTACAATAGAACGAAAAGGAAGAATGCCAATGCCTATAGACATTATTGTGGAATATACAGACGGGAGTAAAGACTATTTTTACGTACCTAACAGTTTGTTGCGCTGGGAAAAACCAAACCCCTATCCAAACTTGAAACGAACCGTATTGCCAAGTTGGGACTGGGCTTACCCCACATTTAGTTTTCAAATTAACAAACAAAAATCTGAAATAAAAGCAATTGATTGTAATCCAAATGGTTTATTAGCTGATGTAAAACCAGATGATAATAAAGTAACCCTGAACTAAAAACACTTAAAGCCACTAATAAAGTGGCTTTTTTGTGCATTATAACTATCTTTGTCTCTGAAATGAAAGCAGACTTTACATACCCAAAGCACGAAAAACTGAAAAGTAAAAAAATTATTGATGCTCTTTTTTCCGAAGGAAAATCGGTGTCAAAATACCCTTTACGACTAGTTTATGTGCCGATTTCTGAAGAATCATATACGTTTCTTAAAAACAACAACCCTCAGTTAGAAAATCACGTATTAGGCGTTTCTGTTTCAAAAAAATATTTTAAACACGCGGTTGATCGAAATTATTTTAAGCGCGTTTTAAGAGAATGTTACCGACTGAATAAAACCACGCTTGTTGGTCCCTTAAAAAAACCACATGCCTTTATGTTTTTTTATCAAAGCAATACAAAACTAACATTTGATGAAATTAACGAAAAAACGATTCAGCTATTTGAAAAATTTCATCTTAATCAATAATAAATTAATTACTTTCGTATAATAAAAAATTAACTATCCGCATGAAGTTTTCCACAAGAAAGAAATATATTATCCCCGCACTTCTTTCGGGTTTCTTATTTATTGGTGTAAGTTTTCAAAATGATTTCTTTGAACTTGCAAAACAAATAGAAATTTTTACCTCTATGTTTAAAGCCGTAAACCAAAATTATGTTGACGAAACCAATCCGGGAAACATGATGGACGTTGCTATAAAAAACATGTTAAAAGAATTAGACCCCTACACTGTTTTTTTTAATGAACAAGATGTGCTAAAACACAAAATTAACAATACAGGTGAATATACAGGCATTGGCGCCTTAATTACAAGAAAAGACGGACAGCTTATTCTGCGCGAAGTATATGAAAATATGCCCGCAGACAAAGCGGGTTTTAAAGCGGGTGATGTAAT containing:
- the rnpA gene encoding ribonuclease P protein component, with translation MKADFTYPKHEKLKSKKIIDALFSEGKSVSKYPLRLVYVPISEESYTFLKNNNPQLENHVLGVSVSKKYFKHAVDRNYFKRVLRECYRLNKTTLVGPLKKPHAFMFFYQSNTKLTFDEINEKTIQLFEKFHLNQ